The Candidatus Limnocylindrales bacterium genome includes the window GCAATGGTTATTTTCTCCTTATTCTCGACCTTGGCCCACATACTCCCTGAAGCATCCAGAATAAACAAAACATTAGCCCCCGAGGATTCCGCGGCCAAAGCTTGAGTGGGACTCTGGAAAAGTAGAAATCCTGCCAGGAACGTAAAAAATAAAGGAAAAGAAAGGACCTTGGGGGAACCTTTAACTGGGAGTTTCATAGAAGACCTCCTTTTGTTGGGTTTTAAAAAGGGTTTAGGGTTTATGAGAGGCAAATATAAAATAAAAGTCAACGATTCCTTCTTCGTTCCTGTTCCGTGAGATATTTCTTTCGTAATCGGATACTCTTAGGAGTCACTTCCACCAGTTCATCCTGCTCGATGAATTCCAAAGCCTGTTCCAGGGTTAAAGTTCGGTGTGGGATAAGTCGAATGGCCTCATCGGCGGTAGAAGATCGCATATTGGTCAGGCGTTTTTCTTTGCAGGGATTGACGGTCATATCCTGTTCCCTGGAGTTCTGCCCGATGATCATTCCTTCGTACACCGGTACCCCGGGTCCCAGGAACAGGACGCCGCGTTCCTGGAGGTTCCAGAGAGCATAGGCAACCGTTATACCGGTCTCACCCGAGATAAGGACGCCGTTGGGTCGTCTGACCAGTTTTCCTTTAAACGGTTCATAGTGAGAGAAAGAGTGATCCAGCAATCCTTCTCCTTTGGTATCCATCATGAACTCGGTGTAATATCCCAGGAGACCTCGGGTTGGAATCAAATATTCCAGGACTGTTACCCCATGCTCCGAGCGCATCCCTTGCATCTCCCCTTTACGGAGTCCCAACTTTTCGATAACGGTTCCGGCATAAGGATCAGGAACGGTAATCACAAGCTGTTCAATGGGTTCCATAACGACCCCACCGACTTCTTTAGTAATTACTTCCGGCCGGGAGACCTGAACTTCATATCCTTCTCGTCGCATTGTCTCCAACAAGATAGAAAGATGGAGTTCCCCGCGTCCGGAGACCTTGTATCCTTCCACACCTCCTAAGGATTCGACCCTAAGACCCACATTGGTCTGTATCTCCCGTTCCAGCCGTTCCTTAAGCTGACGGTTGGTTACGAATCTCCCCTCTTTTCCGGCAAAAGGTGAGTCATTGACCAGGAAGTTCATAGTCAGGGTAGGTTCCCCGATCTTTAAAGGGGGCATGGGCCGTGGAGCTTCTGGCAGGCAGATGGTATCTCCGATGGTAATTCCTTCGATTCCTGCAATGGCTACAATATCTCCGCAGGGAGCTTCTTCCACTTCTTTTCGCTTGAGCCCTTCAAAGACAAAAAGCCTGTTTATCTTCGCAGGTTCTATCCTTCCATCCCGTTTACAAACCACCACAGGGGTCTGTCTTTTGATTTTTCCCTGATAGACGCGTCCGATTCCAATCCGTCCTATATAATCATCGTAATCCAGGCTGGTAACTTGAATCTGTAAAGGAAGATCTGCCTTGTCAGCAGAAGAGGGAACATGGGCCAAAATCGTTTCAAAGAGGGGACCTAAATCTTTACCTTCTTCTTCCAGACTTCGTTTTGCAATGCCCTGTCGGGCAATGGTGTAGAGGATTGGAAAATCCAGTTGTTCATCGGTGGCCCCCAGTTCCATAAAAAGTTCAAACACCAGATCCACCACATGATGGGCCCGCTGATCTTTCCGATCAATTTTATTGATCACGACGATGGGCCTTAATCCCAACTCCAAAGATTTTTTCAAAACGAACTTCGTTTGAGGCATGGGACCCTCTGCGGCATCCACAAGGAGTAAAACCGAATCGACTGTTTTCAGAATCCGCTCCACTTCCGAACCAAAATCTGCATGACCCGGGGTATCTACAATATTAATCTTGACCCCCTTGTAGGAAATCGCAGCATTTTTAGAGAAAATCGTAATACCCCGCTCCCGTTCCAGTTCGTTGGAATCCATGATACATTCAACAACCGGTTCATTGGCCCGGAAAGCTCCACTCTGTCTCAAAAGATGATCTACCAGGGTCGTCTTACCATGATCTACGTGGGCAATAATTCCAATATTGATAATCCGTTGCATAATAGTTTTAAAATGCCTCCTACTTTTCTACCGATCTGTATATCCGTTATCCGAATAAATGTAAGGGTTTATTAATATACGGTCAAGGAAATTAAATTTCAACGGCTGGAATTCAAAACGAATGATGAACGGCGAAGGGTTAACGGGAAGGATAAAAATTTATTTTCCTATGATAAGGTCCGGGGAAAAATATAGACACCTTCCTATTTACAGAAAAGGATGGAAAGTGATACTTTACTTTCAGTACCTGATTCGGCAAGGTTAAATTAGGTTTTAACCTTAAAAGCTCGGTAGGAGCAATCTGTTGGTAGCAATCAAGAGTCCTGGAGTGGGACCCTATGGTCTACCAACAGATCGCCTCGTTGAGGCTTTTTAGGTAATTTAACAGAGTCGAGCTCAGGAACCAGAAATCTATTTGAATATTCTGTAATCAGGAGGACAGAGGTATGAGTCTTTCTACTTCCAGTATTTTTGAACCCATTACCGAACCAGAGATCCTTGAAAGTATTAAAGCCCTCCCCACCGAAGATGATTTGCCATATGACGATGGAGAGCCTATGGAAAGTGAACGTCATTTAATGCAGATGATCGTTTTGATTCAATCCCTTAGAGAAGGCTGGTCCACGCCCCGGAGCTATTATGTAGGTGGAAATATGTTTTTGTATTATGAATTGAATAGCGAAAAGAAATTTCGAGGGCCGGACTTTTTCCTGGTATTGGATGTAAATAATCGGGAGCGGAAGAGTTGGGTAGTCTGGCAGGAAGGAATGCGATTCCCGGATTTAATTATAGAAATTTTATCTGATAAAACGCGGGAAATCGATAAAGGGGAAAAAAAAGAATTGTACGAGCGGATTTTTCGGACTCCGGAATATTACCTGTTTGATCCATTTACCCAGGAATTTATAGGCTTAAAGTTACGAGATGGTTCTTATGAGGAGGAAATGCCCGATGAAGAGAGAAAAATCTATTCAAAAGTGACAGGACTCTATTTAGTTATAAAAGACGGGTGGTTGCGTTGGATGACTCCAGAGGGAATTATTTTGCCTACCCCCTCTGAACGGGCAGATCAGGAAAAACAACGGGCAGACCAGGAAAAACAACGGGCAGATCAGGCGGAACAACGACTAAAACAGGTAGAACAACTGCTTGAAGAATATAAACGTCGTTTTGGGAGTTTGGAGGAATAACCCGGAGAGGAGAATATCCCTTTTCGAGGAGATAAGATAAAAGCACTAGAGAAGATAGAGGGTAACGTTTAAAGATCTGAAAAAGCATTCATAGAAAGAGGGATCAGAAACGAATGATGCCGTGTGTTTTCTGTCGAATTGTTGCAAAAGAGACCCCGGCCCATATCGTTTATGAGGATGATAAGACGCTGGGGTTTTTAGATCATCTCCCGATTCATCGGGGTCATACGTTGGTGATTCTTAAGGATCATCATGAAAGCTTGTTAGATATCCCGGCGGAGGGTTTAAAAGATTTAATTTTGGCCACTCAGAAGGTCGGAGCAGGAGTTATAAAGGCTATGGGAGCAGAGGGATTTAATCTGGTTATGAATAACGGTCGTAGTGCCGGACAAGAAGTTCCCCATGCTCATTTTCACATCCTTCCCAGGTTTCGAGGAGATGGACTCCGGATAGGATTTCCAAGGAATCGCTATCCAGAGGAGGAGATGAGAAGGATTCAGGAAGCTATTAAAAAAGAGCTATCTTAGCGAATCAGATCCGGGAAGTGCTTCATCATCCATTCGTCGAGGTACTGTTGAATTTCGTTGGAGGTGGTAAAGGATAGAACCTCCTTAGCGACCTTTTCGGCCTGGGAAAGGGTAACGGAGCGGATGACCCTTTTAACCTTTAAAAGGGAGTCTGCATTCATACTGAAGCTATCCAATCCCAATCCCAATAAGATGACAGTATATTTAGGATCTCCGGCCATTTCTCCACACATACCTACCGGGATATTTTCTTCGTGACCTGCCTTAATAATATGAGCCAGGAGCCTTAAAATGGAAGGATGATAAGGTTCATAGAGGTAGGCTACTTTCTCATTTTCTCGATCTATGGCCAGGCAATACTGAATGAGGTCATTGGTTCCAATACTAAAGAAATCTACTTCTTTGGCCAGGAAGTCTGCAATAATGGCGGCCGAGGGAACTTCTACCATGATTCCTACCGGGATATTCTTATCGTAAGGAATCCCTTCTTGATCCAACTCTTCTTTAACTTCGTCAAGAATCGCATTGGCTTTTTTGAGTTCATCTACACCAGAAATCATGGGATACATAATCTGAAGTTTACCGTATTGACTGGCCCTCAGAATAGCACGGAGTTGAGTTTTAAAAAGATCCTTATGGGTCAGACAGAGTCGAATAGCCCGTAGCCCGAGTACGGGATTCTTTTCTCCGGCAATATCTAGCGGAGATAAAACTTTTTCCCCACCCAGATCAATGGTACGGATAATAGCCGAATTAGGAGCTATACGTTCTGCCAGGGTTTTATAAACCTGGAAGTGCTCTTCTTCCGAGGGGAGGTCGTGGCGGTTCAGGTAGAGAAACTCCGTGCGATATAATCCTATTCCCTCGGCACCATATTTAAGGGCCAGATCAACTTCTTTTAACAATTCTACATTGGCCAGAAGAGAAACCTTTTGAAAATCCAGGGTTAAAGCCGGGAGGTCTTTTAATCTTAAAAGTTCGTTAATTTCATAATCATACTGTCGCTGTTTTTCCAGGTAAACTTCGAGAACATCCGAAGAAGGATTGACAATCACGATCCCCTCCGTCCCATCCACAATGAGCAGATCTCCGGTATCCACGGAAGCATACAAACCAGCTACCCCTACTACAGCCGGAATTCCCAAAGAATGGGCCATGATTGCACTATGGGAGGTTTTGCTTCCGGCATCGGTTACAAAGCCAATAACCCGTTCTTTAGACATTTGCACGGTATCCGAAGGAGAGAGGTCATAGGCAACTACAATGACATCTTCTTTCAGGTTATCCAGAGGATTTTCTTCATAACCGATAAGGTTTCTTAGAATGCTGTTTCCTGCATGGGTTATATCCATTTGACGTTCTCGCAGATACTCTGTTTCCGCATGAGCAAGATTTGCCTTGAATCGATCAATTACTTGTTTTAATGCCCACTCGGCAGACACCTTATATTTTTTGATATAATTGACAGTCTCCTCCACCAAGGTACTGTCTTCCAGAAGCATCAGGTGGACTTCAATAATTTTAGCCTGTTCATTATCCTGACCTTCCAGTTTCTTTTTAACTTCCTCTAAATCAGCTTTTGCCCGTTCTACTGCCTTTCGAAAACGATCCGTTTCCTCCTCTACTTCAGAGTTTCTAATCCAGGATGGATTAATCTCCAACTCTGGATGATCTAAACGGAAAGCTCTTCCTATAACGATTCCTGGCGCTACGCCGATACCCTTGAACATGGTTTATTTCTCCCCAAATCCATTTTCTATGAGTTGGGTCAGTTCCTCTAACATTTCAGAGGCATCTTCCCCTTCTGCCTCTAAAGTGATCCGCGAACCTTTTGCTGCAGCTAAGGTAAGAACTCCCATAATACTCTTCCCATTCACCTGTTGATCATCTTTCGTCAGAATAAGTTTTGCTTTATATTTATTAGAAGTTTTTACAAGCATTGCTGCAGCCCTCGCATGTAGACCCAGTTCATTTTTAATTTCAGCCGTACGCTTTTGCTTCATAAGCCATATGCAAGGATTATACTGGCCAGACCTACGATAGCTACTTGCCAGTATATGGACCATCCCTGGCGGCTCAATCTACTAAAGAGTAGAATCAAAATAAGGGAACAGAGCTTAAGGATCAGCCGATGATCTTCCAGAAAAACGTCTTTAGTGTTCAATTGTAAGGCAGTTATACCTCCTAAGATGGGCAGGGCTATTTGTTTGAAAATCTTGGCCAGACCTGTTAAATTCAGTTGCTCAATTTTCTTTGCGGCTAAGTCTTCCTGGGAATATCCCCACATAACTCCCATGACGCGAACCTGCAGGTGAAACAGATTATAAACGATAAAAAATACCACAGGGCCCAGGAACGCGATACGACCTCCCAGGACCATACAGGTCAGGCCTAAAGCTGCTACAAAGGGCCTTAAGGCTCCCCAGAAGAAAGCATCTCCAATGGCTGCATAAGGTCCAGAGGTCATTGTTTTAAAGGAGATGATTTCTTCTTCTGTGGGACGCCCGGTTTGAGCACGCTTTTCTTCCATTTGTGCTACGGCCCCCAGGATAAAAGATGCAAAATAAGGATGGGTATTAAAAAACCTTAAATGGCGTAAAAAACTTCGCACCCTTTCTTCCGGGGAGGTATAAAGTTTTTGAAGGATAGGGGCCAATGCAAAAACAAACCCTAAGCTTTGCATACGCTGAAAACTCCAGGACGCCTGGAGAAAAAAAGATCTCAAAATAATTTTAAATAAATCCCATCGGTTTATCCGTTCTTGCATAGGTTTAACCCGGTCAGGAGAAATAAGGAATAAGAATGGTTACTACGGTTTTCCCTTCCAGGTTCTCCGGATTTTAAGTAAAGGAACTCCTATGGCTATCACTAGACCCATCTCTGGAGGTAACTTTAGACCCTCGACCAAGAACAAACAGAGAAAAAATGCGATGAAAAAACTACTTAATCCACCGGGTACCTTTAGTAGGTGAAGGGCTGATCCCACACCTAGGGTAAGAAATAAACTATTAAACACCCCGGCGAATCTGACAAAGCCAGGAGAGGTAAAAAAAGAAATCTGGGTACTCAAGTATAAGAGGCCTTTTTCCAGTAAAAGAATCAAAGTCGTTCCAATCAGGATCAAGGTAAAACCTTTAAGGAAGAAGATGAGAATGCCACTGAGGTGTTTGAGATTAACCGCGCTGAGATGGCCTTGCAGAACACTGATATCAGCAGATAAAGCCAGTTGATTATTCAGTTGTCTGACCCAGATATCCGCCCAGACGGTAGCCGGCGCAAATATTATCACCAGGACCAGGCTAAATAGAACAGCAACGGCCGGGCTCCAGAAATGGAGGCCAAGAATAGCCGTACCTGAACAAATACAGGCTAAAATGGAATTATCGGGGGGTACCACAGCTCCCGCCGGAACATAGGAGGTCCATAGAAGTTGAAGTAAAGCCCCCGTGATAAGGCCAAGCTGGGGATTATCCAATAACAGGCCTATCAAAGTGGCTGCTATAAGGGGTTGAGAAAGCATAACCTGAAGAACGGCAACGTTATCTAAAGATAACAGGCCTCCTACCACACTGATCGCTAAAATGTCCGTAATATTAGGGAGTAACATTTTTTACCTTCGCCAATACTTTTTGAAAACTTGCCGGGTGATCTACTGGCACCATTCTTAAATCGATATCAACGCCACAATCGGTCAATTGCTCAAGAAACTCCAACTCTTCTGGTGTTACAGAGACGGTCTTGGTAAGGGGGACACCTTGAGGTACCTGCTCGGTAATGCCGATGTTGAGGGATTTAATAGCCAGTCCAGCCTGTACGGCACTCTGTAGATCACGGATGCTGCTAAAAAGCAAAAGGATTTTTTCTTGTTTAAACTCTTTTTGGTTAAGTAAGTTAACTATTTCAGAAACCGGAGCAGCACGAAAACAGACCCCTTCCGGTAAGCTTAAACGCATAATAGTCTGGATCGATGGGTTCTGAGATACGGAATCATTGGCGATAATAATCGAAGTTCCCTTCACATAAGGTAGCCAACTACAGATTACCTGTCCGTGAATTAATCGGGCATCGACACGTACCAGCTCCAAAGACATTTTTTAAAGGATAAATAAAAAGCGAAGGACGAAGGATAAAAACCGCCTTTCCTGTATTTCTGTGTTGGCTTCATCCTTCATCCTTTATCCTTCCTCCGGTTGCGTTAGCGGTGGAGAAATTCACTGGCGACATGGATACTATTCTGACCCGTCTTTTTTACAGCACTTGCAAGTTCTTTAAGGGAAATTGTGCCGTTGTTTGTTGTAGCGAGTTTCAACAGCATGGGCAGATTAACTCCGGTAATCACTTCAACATGCAACTCATCGAGGAAGGACAGACTGATATTAGAGGGGGTCCCTCCGAACATATCTGTAAAAACCAAAACGCCAGATCCATCATCGACTTCCTTAATAGCTTTCCGAATTCTCTCCCTTGCCGAATTAACCCCATCATTTACATCAATGGAGACCGATCTAACACGGGTTAATGGACCCACAATCATCTCGGCAGCGTGAACAAGTTCTTGAGCAAATTGGCCGTGTGCTACAACGACAGCACCAATCATTATTGATTACAGTCCGCGGTCCGTTGTTACCCTAAAGGCCCTCTGATAGGCCTGAGTTACTGCAAACAAGCAGGCGAAATTAAGGTCGCTACTCCAAACTTGCAACAGACAACGGACAACGGATAATTCATGAAAGATCATTGATTTTTAAGTTTTTTATTAAGTTTGTCATTAAGATCTTTGGCCGAATCAAAACCCATTTCCTTTAAAAGCTGGTTCCTTGCTGCAACTTCTACAATCATGGCCATATTTCGTCCGGGACCTACCGGCATTTCAATATAAGGTAAATTTACATTTAAAATACTTAATTTTTTTTCTGTAAGACCTAATCGTTCATATTCCAGGGAGGATTTCCACTCAACAAACTTAATAACCAAATTTATCTCCTTTTGGTGTGCTACAGAGGCAATTCCGAAGAGATCCTTAATATTAATAATACCTAATCCTCGGACTTCCATCAAGTCCTGAAGCAATTCCGAGGCCATTCCGATGAGTTTATTGGGGAAGATCCGCTTGATAAAAACCACGTCATCTGCAACCAAACGATGTCCTCTTACAACCAGGTCTAAGGCACACTCACTTTTACCGATCCCACTATCTCCCAACATGAGCACCCCAGCCCCATAAACATCCACCAAGACCCCGTGCATACTGATAGAAGAAGCCAGACGGTATTCTAGAAAAGCATTGATTTCATTAATGCAGGCTGCACTGGTCATAGAGGTACGCAGAGTGGGAATATGGGCTCTATTGGCCTCTTCTAGAAGCTCTTTAGGTACTTCCTGGCCTTTTGTAACGACAATGCAAGAAATGGTCATGTTCATGAAGTCGCGAATCCTTTTCTTTCGTTCCTCACTGGGTAGCTCAAAGAGGTAGGTAATTTCCGTTTCTCCTAAGACTTGAACCCTATTGGGATGTACGTGCTTAAGAAAACCGGCAAATGCAAGCCCGGGTTTTTGGATTCGATAGTGACCGATTCTATTTTCAAGACCCTCCTCCCCGGCCAGAATCTCGAACTGAAGAAGCTTTAATCCTTCTTTTAACTCCCGAACGGTTATACTACTTTCGGTACTCACTTTAGGAAATAAGGAAGTATGGGAGTATGGGAGTATGGGAGTGTGGAAGTGTGGAGGTATAGGGGTGTAGAAGTAGAGACTCCCATACTCCCATACTCCCATACCCCAACACTCCCAACTCCTAGCTCCTTAGTACTTTGCATCTTCTTTAGCAATAATATCATAGATCTCTTTTTTTGTTTTAGCCTGAATAAGAGCCGATCGAACTTCAGAATTTTTAAAAAGGCGGGAAATTCGCGCCAGAATTTTTAAATGAACCCCTGCAGAATTATCCGGAACTAACAATAAAAAGAATAAATAGACGGGTTGTCCATCTAAGGCCTCAAAATCAACCCCTTTTAAACAACGCCCGAAAGCAGCCCGGGTTTCTTTAAGTCCTCTGGATTTTCCATGGGGAATAGCGATACCCTCTCCAATACCTGTACTTCCCAGCTTTTCTCTTTCTATCAAGCTATTTAAAACACTCTGCTTATCTACATGGGGTACTCGCTGTAGAGCTGCTTCTGTTAATACCTCCAAAACCTCAAGCTTATTCGTAGCCTGAACATCCGGTAGAATAGCTTCTTCATCGAGAATATCCGTTAATTTCATTCTACAACGTAAAACGCAAAGCATAAAACGTAAGGAACTATCTTCCCGCGGCTCAACGTTTTACATTTTACGTTTTACGTTTTATGCTTTACTGGAAAGTGGGTTCAATCAGGCCATAATTGCCGTCATTTCTTCTATAAAGGACGTTAATTTGGTTTGTTTCATGGTTAAGAAAGACCAGAAAACCATCCTGAGAAAGTCCCATTTGGAGGGTTGCTTCTTCCAGAGACATGGGTTTCACGGCGAACTTTTCCGTTCGAATGACCCGAGGAGAAAAAGTAGCTCCTTCTTCCGATTCAAATTGAACAGATTCAGAAATAGATTGAGCCACCTTACCCAGGTTTTTAGGAAGCTTTTTTGACTTACGAGAGGTGATTTTCCCTTTCCGTTTCTTGATTTGTTTTTCAATTTTATCTATAACGCTGTCGATGGCCTGATACATATCTCCGGTTTCTTCTTGACCATGGATTTTTGTTCTCTTGGCCTGTAAGGTTACCTCTGCCATATGCCGATATTTTTCTACGGAAAGTATGATGTGGGCTTCAACGATATGGAGATACTTCCCCAGTTTTTCGATCTTGGTTGTTACATACTCTCGAAGTGCATTTGTAATTTCCAGGTGTCGGCCCGTAATGTTAATTTGCATAGATTTCCCTCCTCCGATGGGTAACTGGTCCTTATGTAATGAGTGGCGAGTGAGGAGGAATAAGCGATGAATAAAGTGGCGAGGGGTGAATAGAAAAAGCTTTACCCATCACTCATTACTTAGGAGGTTTTACGTTTTCGTTTAACTGAAGAGGGAATATTTAGATCTTCCCGGTACTTAGCGATGGTTCTTCGGGCTATTTCAATACCATCTTTCTTTAAAAGATCCAGAATTTCCTTATCACTATAAGGATTCGCCGTATCCTCATTTAAAATAATGTTCTTTATTTTTTCTTTCACTGCAATAGAGGAAATATCATTACCGGAAGTACGGCTTAGCCCACTGTGGAAAAAGAATTTAAGTTCAAAGATTCCCCTCGGCGTATGCATGTATTTATTGGTTGTCACCCGACTGACGGTGGATTCGTGCATAGAAATATCTTCGGCCACATCGCGTAATACAAGGGGTTTTAAATGGCTGATTCCGTGATCCAGGAACTCGCTTTGAAATTTAATGATACTTTTACCCACTTTATAGATGGTTCGTTTACGCTGTTCAATGCTTCGAATGAGCCAGATAGCAGACCGCAGCTTTTGTTCCACATATTGTCGGGTGGATTCGGAGACCTCCGCATTGTTGTGTCGAAGGATGCTTTTATAAAGGCTATTGATTCGCAAGCGGGGAATATCTTCTTCATTCAAAACGACTTCGTATTCTGATCCCATTTTATAGACGTACAAATCGGGAATAATGTATCGGGTTTTTTCATCAGAATATTCCAACCCGGGCTTGGGATTTAGCTTTTTAAGAATTTTATGAGCCAGTTTAATATCTTCGACCGTGGTATTAAATTTACTGGCCAGTTCTTGATATTTTCCTCTTACCAGAGGTTCCAGCAAGTTTTCCTGGATAATTTTTTCGATAACGGTATTTTGCAGCTTGAGGTGTTGGATCTGAATCAGAAAACACTCCCGATAGTCCCTGGCTCCGACCCCGGCCGGATCAAAATTCTGAATTTTTCTTAAAACCCTCTCCACATCTTCTACCCGACACAGGGCCTCCTGGGCAATGTCTTCCAAAGGCGTTCGTAAATATCCATCTTCTTCTATATTACCGATAATAAGCGTACCGATTCGCAGTTCTTCTTCACTGGAGGTAGTCAGTTGAAGTTGCCATATCAGATGGTCGATGAGGGAGGAGGATTTGGTCAGGATATTTTCATAAGAAGGTCCTTCGCTATCGGGATCCCACTCGGTAAATTCTCCTAACCCACTGGGATTATCTTCAAAATAATCTTCCCAATTAACCAAATCCGATGATTTTTTTTCCTCGGGTTCTGTTTCCAGGGGCTCTTCCCAGGTGGGAGGGGGACTCTCAATCTGAATAGATGACTCACCGTCTAGTTCTCGCTCGATTTCCTCGATCCCTATCTTTTCTTGATCCGGTTCATCCTCTAAAGAAACTTCCAACAAAGGATTCTCGATAACTTCTTGCTCAATCATCTCCTTCAGTTCCAATGCAGACATTTGCAGCAGTTTAATAGCCTGCTGTAACATGGGCGTCATGACAAGACGCTGAGTCATTTTGAGATTGAGTCTGGTATCCATGATCATAGTACTAAACCACTCCAACTTCCATATTCAAAGCTCAAGGTAAAGAATCTTTTACCTTGGGCCTCAAATGATGAAATCTCAAAACTACAATACAAAATCCTCTCCCAAATAAAGTTCTTTGGCCTTTTTATTAAAAGCCAGTTCTAAAGGAGTTCCTGAAAAACGTATTTCCCCATCAGTGAGAATATAAGCCCGGTCTGTAGTCTTCAAAGTCTCACGGACATTATGGTCGGTAATTAAAACCCCGATTCCCCGATAAGCTAGTTGGGCGATGATATCTTGGATATCTGCTACCGCCTTGGGATCAATGCCGGCAAAAGGCTCATCTAACAGAATAAAAGAGGGAGAGGTAACCAACGCTCT containing:
- the rpoN gene encoding RNA polymerase factor sigma-54 — encoded protein: MIMDTRLNLKMTQRLVMTPMLQQAIKLLQMSALELKEMIEQEVIENPLLEVSLEDEPDQEKIGIEEIERELDGESSIQIESPPPTWEEPLETEPEEKKSSDLVNWEDYFEDNPSGLGEFTEWDPDSEGPSYENILTKSSSLIDHLIWQLQLTTSSEEELRIGTLIIGNIEEDGYLRTPLEDIAQEALCRVEDVERVLRKIQNFDPAGVGARDYRECFLIQIQHLKLQNTVIEKIIQENLLEPLVRGKYQELASKFNTTVEDIKLAHKILKKLNPKPGLEYSDEKTRYIIPDLYVYKMGSEYEVVLNEEDIPRLRINSLYKSILRHNNAEVSESTRQYVEQKLRSAIWLIRSIEQRKRTIYKVGKSIIKFQSEFLDHGISHLKPLVLRDVAEDISMHESTVSRVTTNKYMHTPRGIFELKFFFHSGLSRTSGNDISSIAVKEKIKNIILNEDTANPYSDKEILDLLKKDGIEIARRTIAKYREDLNIPSSVKRKRKTS
- a CDS encoding PTS sugar transporter subunit IIA, whose protein sequence is MKLTDILDEEAILPDVQATNKLEVLEVLTEAALQRVPHVDKQSVLNSLIEREKLGSTGIGEGIAIPHGKSRGLKETRAAFGRCLKGVDFEALDGQPVYLFFLLLVPDNSAGVHLKILARISRLFKNSEVRSALIQAKTKKEIYDIIAKEDAKY
- the hprK gene encoding HPr(Ser) kinase/phosphatase, whose protein sequence is MGVWEYGSLYFYTPIPPHFHTPILPYSHTSLFPKVSTESSITVRELKEGLKLLQFEILAGEEGLENRIGHYRIQKPGLAFAGFLKHVHPNRVQVLGETEITYLFELPSEERKKRIRDFMNMTISCIVVTKGQEVPKELLEEANRAHIPTLRTSMTSAACINEINAFLEYRLASSISMHGVLVDVYGAGVLMLGDSGIGKSECALDLVVRGHRLVADDVVFIKRIFPNKLIGMASELLQDLMEVRGLGIINIKDLFGIASVAHQKEINLVIKFVEWKSSLEYERLGLTEKKLSILNVNLPYIEMPVGPGRNMAMIVEVAARNQLLKEMGFDSAKDLNDKLNKKLKNQ
- the raiA gene encoding ribosome-associated translation inhibitor RaiA — protein: MQINITGRHLEITNALREYVTTKIEKLGKYLHIVEAHIILSVEKYRHMAEVTLQAKRTKIHGQEETGDMYQAIDSVIDKIEKQIKKRKGKITSRKSKKLPKNLGKVAQSISESVQFESEEGATFSPRVIRTEKFAVKPMSLEEATLQMGLSQDGFLVFLNHETNQINVLYRRNDGNYGLIEPTFQ